From Echinicola soli, a single genomic window includes:
- a CDS encoding hybrid sensor histidine kinase/response regulator transcription factor has protein sequence MPKASYTYLLILYVLLWRFPAEEAYGQQLHLKFDQLTVDNGLPQNSVYSIAKDKYGFMWFGTWGGAVRYDGYNVRVFRANEKDSTALSDNRISGIITDSLENIWVEVEPRGELFKYNYKTETFQKPKEEQVPDYLREKLKKRYVYHTKYAYNQRFEWQTSANGLIQINKKTNDTLIYQAEIRDPMSLSDNLVKDVYLDDSGHLWVGTQSGGVDHADLYDKAFRNFYKGRRGEGLIDNVVRAICLDKSGKLWIGSENQGISILSPNGNTASYTYADSKNLPDLRIRSLFCDSKGTVWVGTKKGLFYYDAKKKTFTQCTMDMCHPSVFAITEDQNGSIWVGTFYGIAKYDQSKDQFHCLYASDGLAGNQIMDLLMDQKNRLWAATEEGGVSCIENLSAGLHNIKITNYTHESPHNKSLLSNRIYSLTEDHNGNIWAGSDAGLNCIRPSEKTVQHYTTKNGLIDNLIMAVAFDGDNSIWASHTKGLSRLDLGTQKIQHFNRKDGLQGNEFKPSSVFKNPSDNKLYFGGSNGLTTFIPSHIKTNPNPPKMVLTRLSVMHQELNIGTKVRDRTILKSSLQATDEITLTWWDKSFQVEFAAIHFTNPSSNMYKYKLEGYDEEWITTDATRRIASYANLPAGEYTFKVLGANSDGLWSESPATLSIIMLSPWWLSWWAICLYLLAAGCVIWLVYRYLDSKIQLRKKEAIHQSKLQFFTEISHEFRTPLTLIMDPLEQLIHEKPKKQLAEYYYQLMRDNAQQLLMLINQLLDFRKLEAGKLQLNLQQSDIIAFVKKTVASFEHLAEKQGIALSMETPISSHPIPFDQDKITMVLNNLLSNALKFTPSPGKVLVAIRPSEHSKKGIFIEVRDSGPGIPKEEQEKIFGIFYQVKNGKAKSEGSGIGLALTKELVALHGGKMSLESSLGKGTNLGFFLPDAPASASNNTSATPKPVDWSPSAIPDKPNVLPPNQPSSIQNAPLLLIVDDNKEIRSYIEMHFGSQYAISTASNGKEGMSKAFDEIPDLIISDVMMPDMNGLQLCQQLKADMRTSHIPIILLTARQSNEAKTEAYGTGADSYVTKPFSTQVLMARVKNLLDQRRHLQAKFTTGTAEDFGEFMSNPLDKSFLENARQYIEANLESEDLDVDSLARKLNMSRPQFYRKIKGLTDKSAAEFITSFRMEKASSLLLSGEFNVSETAYKVGYNLPNNFSRAFIKHFGVSPSQYIKEKRNKT, from the coding sequence ATGCCCAAGGCGTCTTATACATACCTCCTCATCCTCTATGTTCTGCTGTGGCGGTTTCCAGCAGAAGAAGCTTACGGGCAACAACTCCACTTAAAATTTGACCAGCTCACCGTCGACAATGGTCTCCCGCAGAATTCGGTATATTCTATCGCCAAAGACAAATATGGCTTTATGTGGTTTGGCACTTGGGGTGGTGCGGTACGATATGATGGGTACAATGTCCGGGTCTTTCGTGCAAACGAAAAGGACAGCACCGCCCTTTCTGACAACCGCATCAGTGGCATCATCACTGATTCGCTCGAGAATATCTGGGTCGAGGTAGAGCCCCGCGGCGAACTTTTTAAATACAATTATAAAACAGAAACCTTCCAAAAACCCAAAGAAGAACAGGTACCCGATTACCTCAGGGAAAAACTTAAAAAGCGTTACGTATATCACACCAAATATGCTTACAACCAGCGATTTGAGTGGCAAACATCCGCTAATGGCCTGATACAAATCAATAAGAAAACCAACGATACCCTTATCTACCAAGCCGAAATCCGTGATCCCATGTCGCTCTCTGACAACCTCGTCAAAGATGTATATTTGGACGACAGTGGACATCTATGGGTAGGAACACAGTCCGGTGGTGTGGACCATGCTGATTTGTATGACAAAGCATTCAGGAACTTTTATAAGGGTCGGCGTGGGGAAGGGCTTATAGACAATGTCGTCCGTGCCATTTGCCTGGATAAATCAGGGAAACTATGGATAGGTTCAGAGAACCAAGGAATCAGCATCCTGTCACCTAATGGAAATACGGCAAGCTACACCTATGCGGACAGCAAAAACCTCCCTGACCTTAGGATAAGATCTCTTTTTTGTGATTCAAAAGGAACGGTATGGGTCGGCACCAAAAAGGGACTGTTTTATTATGACGCAAAAAAGAAAACTTTCACGCAATGCACCATGGACATGTGCCATCCCAGTGTCTTTGCCATCACGGAGGACCAAAACGGCTCTATCTGGGTGGGCACCTTTTATGGCATCGCCAAATATGATCAATCCAAAGACCAATTTCATTGCCTTTATGCCTCAGATGGGTTGGCTGGCAATCAAATCATGGACCTATTGATGGATCAAAAGAACCGGCTTTGGGCAGCCACTGAAGAAGGCGGAGTAAGCTGTATCGAAAATCTTTCTGCCGGTCTTCATAACATAAAAATCACCAACTATACCCATGAAAGCCCCCATAACAAAAGCCTGCTGAGCAATCGTATCTACTCGCTGACTGAAGACCATAATGGCAATATCTGGGCCGGCTCTGATGCAGGACTAAATTGTATCCGGCCTTCCGAAAAAACCGTTCAGCACTACACCACCAAAAACGGCCTCATCGACAACCTTATAATGGCAGTGGCTTTTGATGGGGATAATTCCATCTGGGCCAGCCATACCAAAGGACTTTCCAGGCTAGACCTAGGCACCCAGAAAATCCAACATTTCAACAGAAAAGATGGCCTCCAGGGAAACGAATTCAAACCCAGTTCTGTCTTTAAAAATCCATCCGACAACAAGTTATACTTTGGCGGCTCCAATGGCCTGACGACCTTCATTCCCTCCCATATCAAAACCAATCCCAATCCACCCAAAATGGTGCTAACAAGGCTCAGTGTAATGCACCAAGAGCTCAACATCGGCACCAAGGTGCGGGACCGCACCATTCTGAAAAGTTCATTGCAGGCCACTGATGAAATCACCCTTACCTGGTGGGACAAATCCTTTCAAGTGGAATTTGCGGCCATTCACTTCACTAATCCCTCAAGCAATATGTACAAGTACAAACTTGAAGGGTACGACGAAGAATGGATTACCACCGATGCCACCAGAAGAATCGCTTCCTATGCCAACCTGCCCGCTGGAGAGTACACTTTCAAGGTCTTGGGTGCCAATAGTGACGGTTTATGGAGTGAATCTCCCGCTACTTTGAGCATCATTATGCTAAGCCCTTGGTGGCTAAGCTGGTGGGCCATTTGCCTCTATTTGCTAGCAGCAGGATGTGTGATATGGCTGGTATACCGCTACTTGGATTCCAAAATCCAGCTGCGAAAAAAGGAGGCCATCCACCAGTCAAAACTCCAATTCTTTACCGAAATATCACATGAATTCAGGACACCACTGACACTGATCATGGATCCGCTGGAACAACTGATCCACGAAAAACCTAAAAAACAGCTCGCAGAGTACTACTACCAGCTCATGCGCGATAATGCCCAGCAACTTCTTATGCTCATCAACCAGCTCCTGGATTTCCGGAAGTTAGAGGCAGGGAAACTCCAGCTAAACCTGCAACAAAGCGATATCATCGCCTTTGTAAAAAAAACAGTTGCTTCCTTCGAACACCTGGCTGAAAAGCAAGGTATTGCACTTAGTATGGAAACGCCCATTTCTTCCCACCCGATTCCCTTTGACCAGGATAAAATCACCATGGTGCTGAATAACCTCCTGTCCAATGCCTTGAAATTTACACCAAGCCCGGGAAAAGTCCTCGTGGCCATCCGGCCTAGCGAGCACTCAAAGAAAGGAATTTTTATAGAAGTAAGGGACTCGGGTCCCGGTATTCCCAAAGAAGAGCAAGAAAAAATCTTTGGTATCTTCTATCAGGTAAAAAACGGAAAAGCCAAATCAGAAGGGTCGGGAATTGGCCTTGCCCTTACCAAAGAGCTGGTAGCACTCCACGGAGGTAAAATGTCCCTAGAAAGCAGTCTTGGAAAAGGCACAAACCTTGGTTTTTTCCTCCCTGATGCACCCGCTTCTGCATCGAATAATACTTCAGCGACACCAAAACCTGTTGATTGGTCTCCATCTGCTATTCCCGATAAGCCAAATGTCCTGCCGCCAAACCAGCCTTCATCAATTCAAAATGCTCCTTTACTCCTAATAGTGGACGATAATAAAGAAATCAGAAGCTATATCGAAATGCATTTTGGGAGCCAGTACGCCATCAGCACTGCCTCCAATGGAAAGGAAGGCATGTCCAAAGCCTTTGATGAAATCCCGGATTTGATCATCAGTGATGTCATGATGCCTGATATGAACGGCCTCCAGCTTTGCCAACAGCTCAAAGCAGACATGCGTACCAGCCACATCCCCATCATTCTCCTAACGGCAAGGCAATCAAACGAAGCTAAAACCGAAGCCTATGGAACTGGAGCGGACTCCTATGTCACCAAGCCGTTCAGTACTCAGGTCCTCATGGCCAGGGTCAAAAACCTGCTCGACCAGCGTAGGCATCTGCAGGCTAAATTCACGACAGGAACCGCCGAAGATTTTGGAGAATTCATGTCCAACCCTTTGGACAAAAGCTTCTTGGAAAATGCCCGCCAGTATATTGAAGCCAATCTGGAATCTGAAGACCTGGATGTCGATTCCCTCGCTCGAAAACTGAACATGAGCCGCCCCCAATTTTACCGAAAAATCAAAGGGCTTACTGATAAGTCAGCGGCGGAATTCATCACTAGCTTCCGAATGGAAAAAGCTTCCTCATTACTGCTCAGTGGTGAATTTAATGTCTCAGAAACTGCCTATAAGGTAGGATATAATCTGCCCAATAATTTTTCCCGTGCCTTTATCAAACATTTTGGAGTATCCCCAAGCCAATATATCAAAGAAAAAAGAAATAAAACATAA
- a CDS encoding PKD domain-containing protein, with protein sequence MKKNYGNLKCLAILVLSFILITSCKEDDMEPVNPTAGFTTATNELIATFTNSSENVTSYSWNFGDGNTSTDESPSHTYEAAGIYTVVLTAKGANGKIVEADKDITIIENLKADYDFESEYLTVNFTNASENSVSYSWDFGDGNTSTEENPIHVYEDGGTYEVILYSTAQGGTTVQTTKEVTVVGPPMANYTFDDEGLTVNFANTSENVATYSWDFGDGSTSTDENPTHTYSAAGTYTVVLTATDEEGVVVVSSQEVTVEVPVDTSLYSIVFITDDSNDDAQIEWLREKGFNVSIYYNAALSSAPQEDIDMLNAADLVIIGRSGNSGDFDGSDKAAWNALTAPQILNSQWAARNNRLNWFDNNGNPAAFNPTGGEIVTAQVFETGDEVFDDVTIEEGNYLSWLNPPANLLYVNTAPNGEVLATTAPGSGGNEEGGAMLFVRFAAGIEFYSGAGESPAGTRTYFGFGADEGGVSYYWQLTDEAKSVYFEEILRLVLL encoded by the coding sequence ATGAAAAAGAATTATGGAAATTTAAAGTGTTTAGCGATTCTAGTGTTATCGTTCATACTTATCACATCTTGTAAGGAGGATGATATGGAGCCGGTTAATCCAACAGCAGGCTTCACCACGGCTACGAATGAATTGATAGCCACATTTACTAACTCATCAGAAAATGTCACTTCCTATTCTTGGAATTTCGGTGATGGCAATACCTCAACAGATGAGAGTCCAAGTCATACTTATGAGGCCGCCGGGATTTATACTGTTGTATTAACGGCTAAAGGTGCAAACGGAAAAATAGTAGAAGCCGACAAGGATATAACAATCATTGAAAATCTAAAAGCTGATTACGATTTTGAAAGTGAATATCTGACCGTAAACTTTACGAACGCATCCGAAAATTCTGTTTCTTATTCGTGGGATTTTGGGGACGGTAACACTTCCACTGAGGAGAACCCAATCCATGTATACGAGGATGGAGGGACTTATGAAGTCATTCTATACAGTACTGCCCAAGGAGGGACAACTGTCCAAACGACTAAAGAGGTGACCGTAGTTGGGCCACCAATGGCGAATTATACTTTTGATGACGAAGGCCTGACCGTGAATTTTGCCAATACATCTGAAAATGTAGCTACTTATTCATGGGACTTTGGAGATGGTAGTACCTCAACCGATGAAAATCCAACACATACTTATTCAGCGGCGGGAACTTATACAGTTGTGTTAACGGCCACCGATGAAGAAGGAGTAGTAGTTGTAAGCAGCCAAGAAGTTACTGTAGAAGTGCCAGTGGATACCTCACTATATTCGATTGTGTTCATAACAGATGATTCCAATGATGATGCACAGATTGAGTGGTTACGAGAAAAGGGCTTTAATGTTAGCATCTATTATAACGCTGCCCTTAGCAGTGCTCCTCAAGAGGATATTGATATGCTGAATGCTGCAGATTTGGTTATCATTGGACGTAGTGGTAACTCCGGCGACTTTGATGGAAGTGATAAAGCAGCTTGGAATGCATTAACGGCACCCCAAATACTGAATTCCCAATGGGCAGCCAGAAATAATCGTCTGAACTGGTTTGATAATAATGGAAATCCTGCGGCCTTTAACCCAACTGGAGGAGAAATCGTAACGGCCCAAGTTTTTGAGACAGGCGATGAAGTTTTTGATGATGTTACAATAGAGGAGGGTAATTATCTTTCATGGCTCAATCCTCCTGCAAATTTACTTTATGTAAATACAGCGCCCAATGGGGAAGTCTTGGCCACAACTGCGCCGGGTAGTGGAGGTAATGAAGAAGGCGGGGCAATGTTATTTGTCCGTTTTGCAGCCGGTATCGAGTTCTATTCAGGTGCTGGGGAATCACCCGCAGGGACTAGGACTTACTTTGGTTTTGGTGCTGATGAGGGCGGAGTGTCCTATTACTGGCAGCTTACGGATGAAGCTAAGTCGGTGTATTTTGAGGAAATCCTCAGGTTGGTGTTATTGTAA